Proteins from a single region of Desulfovibrio inopinatus DSM 10711:
- the rlmN gene encoding 23S rRNA (adenine(2503)-C(2))-methyltransferase RlmN, protein MMKSNLLEFTQPELTDFMADLGEKPFRAKQVWQWIWQKGVVDFEAMTNLSKDARAQLSDTAEIRWPMVEKALVSADGTVKFLLGLDDGSKVETVLIPEKDHFTQCLSTQVGCALGCRFCSTGTLGFTRNMTSGEILGQILVARRWLEEHEEPLRLRNLVFMGMGEPLLNFEALERSLHGLNSDLGLDFSTRRITVSTVGIVPKLQALGELALSSLAVSLHAPNQAIREQIMPKAARTPLAELMDELARYPIRNRESITFEYLLLGGINDEPEHARELIRLLSRVKAKINLIAYNASPGLPFKRPDPARVEAFQNVLRAKGFTATLRKSKGSDIKAACGQLAANPEE, encoded by the coding sequence ATGATGAAATCCAATCTCCTTGAATTTACGCAGCCCGAACTCACCGACTTTATGGCCGATCTCGGGGAAAAACCATTTCGTGCCAAGCAAGTCTGGCAATGGATCTGGCAAAAGGGCGTTGTCGATTTTGAAGCCATGACGAATCTGTCCAAAGACGCGCGGGCACAGTTGAGCGATACTGCTGAAATCCGTTGGCCTATGGTAGAAAAAGCTCTGGTCAGTGCGGATGGAACGGTAAAGTTTTTACTCGGACTCGACGATGGCAGCAAAGTGGAAACGGTTCTTATTCCAGAAAAAGATCATTTTACGCAGTGCCTTTCCACACAGGTCGGATGCGCGTTAGGATGCCGGTTTTGCAGCACCGGGACCCTCGGTTTTACCCGAAATATGACGTCGGGTGAGATATTGGGACAAATCCTTGTGGCTCGGCGTTGGCTGGAGGAACATGAAGAACCGCTCCGTTTGCGTAACTTGGTATTTATGGGAATGGGGGAACCCCTGCTCAATTTCGAGGCGCTCGAACGAAGTTTGCACGGTCTTAATTCAGACTTGGGACTTGATTTTTCAACGCGCCGTATAACGGTTTCGACGGTTGGGATTGTGCCGAAGCTCCAAGCGCTTGGCGAGCTTGCCTTGTCATCGCTGGCTGTCTCCCTGCACGCGCCGAATCAGGCGATTCGGGAACAGATTATGCCTAAGGCCGCTCGGACCCCTCTTGCCGAACTTATGGACGAGCTCGCCCGCTACCCTATCCGAAATCGAGAGAGTATCACGTTTGAATACCTGTTATTGGGCGGAATCAACGATGAACCGGAACATGCCCGGGAACTCATTCGCCTGTTGTCGAGAGTAAAAGCCAAAATTAATCTCATTGCCTATAACGCATCGCCCGGACTGCCTTTCAAACGCCCTGACCCTGCCCGTGTCGAAGCATTTCAAAATGTGCTCCGGGCCAAAGGTTTCACGGCAACGTTACGTAAAAGCAAAGGCTCCGATATTAAAGCCGCCTGCGGTCAGCTTGCCGCCAACCCTGAAGAATAA
- a CDS encoding HlyD family secretion protein, with amino-acid sequence MDILIELTYAALVFAAFRIFKIPANKWTVTTAVVGGIFVVGGIFLTMAYYHPFTSEGIIYFQTTPIMPQVRGKVTDVPVQNSRPLKKGDILFKIDPTPFQAEVDLEKAKLTQSQDRIQQLQAQVQNAEAQVKQASAALNLAAVTEKRMRSLISKASISQQRYDQSLATFKEAQQTEASAQAEAVRARSELGSQQAIIEEAKARLDKAQFNLDSTVVRAPSDGYVVQVRLRPGMMAVPLPLKPVMTFVSADNTYLIGAFKQNPLQNIKPGNAVEVIFPALPGRTFHGKVDALAVAIGEGQLQPNADMIKIENSLPQGRVPVFIHLDDDMSKYDLPPGSAANVAVYSHEMEFLAPIRQILLRMMSWKNIICFEVL; translated from the coding sequence ATGGATATACTGATTGAACTAACCTATGCAGCGCTTGTCTTTGCAGCTTTTCGCATTTTCAAAATTCCTGCCAATAAATGGACCGTCACCACGGCAGTCGTGGGCGGTATTTTTGTTGTCGGCGGGATTTTTTTGACCATGGCGTATTACCATCCGTTTACATCGGAAGGCATTATCTACTTTCAGACCACGCCCATTATGCCGCAAGTTCGTGGGAAAGTGACTGATGTCCCGGTACAGAACAGTCGGCCATTAAAAAAAGGTGATATTCTTTTTAAAATCGACCCCACCCCCTTTCAAGCTGAAGTTGATTTGGAAAAGGCCAAACTGACGCAATCCCAGGATCGTATTCAACAGCTTCAGGCTCAAGTGCAAAACGCCGAAGCCCAAGTCAAACAGGCATCTGCAGCTTTAAACCTGGCGGCCGTGACGGAAAAACGCATGCGATCACTGATAAGTAAAGCGTCTATCAGCCAGCAGCGTTATGACCAATCTTTAGCCACCTTTAAAGAAGCGCAGCAAACTGAGGCCAGCGCCCAAGCTGAAGCAGTCCGCGCCCGGTCAGAGCTTGGCAGCCAGCAGGCCATCATCGAAGAAGCAAAAGCAAGACTAGACAAAGCCCAGTTTAACCTTGACTCCACCGTGGTTCGTGCTCCGTCGGATGGATACGTTGTCCAGGTACGATTACGTCCGGGAATGATGGCTGTCCCTTTGCCTCTCAAACCGGTGATGACATTCGTGAGTGCTGACAACACCTATCTTATTGGAGCATTCAAACAAAATCCCTTGCAAAATATCAAGCCTGGTAATGCGGTTGAAGTTATCTTCCCGGCTCTGCCTGGCCGAACGTTTCATGGAAAAGTTGACGCCCTTGCCGTTGCCATTGGTGAAGGTCAACTCCAACCGAATGCCGATATGATCAAAATCGAAAACAGCTTACCGCAAGGACGCGTCCCCGTATTCATTCATTTGGACGATGATATGTCCAAATACGACCTGCCGCCGGGGAGTGCGGCCAATGTGGCGGTCTACTCCCATGAGATGGAGTTTTTGGCCCCCATTCGTCAAATCTTGCTCCGTATGATGAGCTGGAAAAACATCATTTGTTTCGAGGTATTGTAG
- a CDS encoding DUF3302 domain-containing protein — protein sequence MIETSTRILDWIAAGLLVFVFLVLVYGIIYIHDIPYKLAKKRNHPHQDAIHAAGWLSLFLLHLIWPLLWIWALLYKPGVQTRTNDFLQDGFASKDDTQALRDEVAALRDQITKGRESVPTHQDDTDDNIVAETPAPIEPSGQEA from the coding sequence ATGATCGAAACGTCGACAAGAATTCTAGACTGGATTGCCGCAGGCCTTCTCGTCTTTGTCTTTCTTGTTTTGGTGTACGGAATAATCTATATACATGATATTCCTTATAAATTAGCAAAAAAGCGAAATCACCCCCACCAAGATGCCATCCATGCTGCGGGTTGGCTCAGCCTCTTTTTACTCCACCTGATTTGGCCTTTATTATGGATATGGGCACTCCTCTATAAACCTGGCGTACAGACACGTACAAATGACTTCCTGCAAGACGGTTTTGCCTCAAAAGATGACACGCAGGCCCTGCGTGATGAAGTCGCGGCTTTGCGCGATCAAATCACGAAAGGCCGTGAATCGGTCCCGACTCATCAGGACGATACAGATGATAACATCGTGGCAGAAACACCCGCCCCCATAGAACCGTCAGGCCAGGAAGCATAA
- a CDS encoding DUF554 domain-containing protein, producing MLPIGAFVNAAAIVAGGGIGIGLGRRLPEKIRAGVFQGLGLAVLALGIRLSLNSTKPIIVIVSILAGVVVGSALCLDDFVASASNRLKKHLRSNNPLFTDGFVLAVSIFCLGSLALLGPIQEGVTGDRTLLYTKAILDGVTAMALCSVYGVGVICAVFPLLIYECILTIFANSLQTSITPFAMNELTATGGVIVMGIAVNLLELKRIPLPNLLPALFFAVGIALCIGG from the coding sequence ATGCTTCCTATTGGTGCTTTTGTGAACGCGGCCGCGATTGTGGCCGGCGGAGGAATTGGTATAGGACTCGGGCGACGTCTGCCTGAGAAAATACGAGCAGGAGTCTTTCAAGGATTGGGTCTTGCAGTCTTGGCGCTCGGCATTCGGCTCAGCTTGAACTCAACCAAGCCCATCATCGTCATTGTCTCCATTTTGGCAGGCGTGGTTGTGGGCTCGGCCTTGTGTCTCGACGACTTTGTTGCATCGGCAAGCAATCGACTCAAAAAACATTTGCGATCCAACAATCCCCTGTTCACAGACGGATTTGTCCTCGCCGTTTCCATTTTTTGTCTCGGTTCATTGGCCTTGCTCGGCCCCATACAAGAAGGCGTCACCGGAGACCGAACACTCTTATATACCAAGGCCATTCTCGACGGAGTGACAGCCATGGCGCTGTGCTCTGTATACGGCGTGGGCGTCATTTGCGCGGTTTTTCCATTATTGATCTATGAATGTATTCTCACCATCTTTGCCAATAGCCTTCAGACAAGCATTACACCGTTTGCCATGAATGAGTTGACGGCAACCGGTGGTGTCATCGTCATGGGAATCGCCGTTAATTTATTGGAATTAAAGCGTATTCCTCTGCCGAACTTATTACCTGCATTGTTTTTTGCTGTTGGTATAGCCTTATGCATTGGTGGATAA
- a CDS encoding MarR family winged helix-turn-helix transcriptional regulator, which yields MHNDTSPYILDQSLGHLASRFSRVILREIHTAFAAQSVPLATEQWSVLVYIMHHDGEPQGTLCEALSREKTAVARLVATLERQGYIMRQQCKSDGREKTLHLTPAGVTLMKQATEIVQKILNNATRNIPPSDLDTCRRVLKKAWGNLTGADGASL from the coding sequence ATGCATAACGACACATCACCATACATTCTCGATCAGTCTTTAGGGCATCTCGCATCGCGCTTTTCCCGTGTCATATTACGAGAAATCCATACGGCGTTTGCCGCGCAATCTGTTCCGCTCGCTACAGAACAATGGAGTGTGCTTGTCTATATCATGCACCACGACGGCGAACCGCAAGGCACATTGTGTGAGGCGCTATCGCGAGAAAAAACGGCCGTTGCTCGACTTGTCGCCACTCTTGAACGGCAAGGATACATCATGCGTCAACAATGCAAATCGGATGGCCGTGAAAAAACACTCCACCTTACACCGGCGGGCGTCACCCTCATGAAACAGGCGACCGAAATCGTTCAGAAAATACTCAACAACGCGACAAGAAATATTCCCCCTTCCGATCTTGATACATGTCGCCGTGTATTGAAAAAGGCGTGGGGCAATCTTACCGGCGCGGACGGGGCTTCACTATAG